One stretch of Equus przewalskii isolate Varuska chromosome 9, EquPr2, whole genome shotgun sequence DNA includes these proteins:
- the MED25 gene encoding mediator of RNA polymerase II transcription subunit 25 isoform X1, which produces MAAGASAAARSRPARVRAQRRRTSAPIAVAVAVAAAAAAAARGMVPGSEGPARAGGLVADVVFVIEGTANLGPYFEGLRKHYLLPAIEYFNGGPPAETDFGGDYGGTQYSLVVFNTVDCAPESYVQCHAPTSSAYEFVTWLDGIKFMGGGGESCSLIAEGLSTALQLFDDFKKMREQIGQTHRVCLLICNSPPYLLPAVESTTYSGYTTESLVQKIGEQGIHFSIVSPRKLPALRLLFEKAAPPAMLEPLQPPTDVSQDPRHMVLVRGLVLPVGGGSAPGPLQAKQPVPLPPAPPSGATLSAAPQQPLPPVPQQYQVPGNLSAAQVAAQNAVEAAKNQKAGLGPRFSPINPLQQAAPGVGPPFSQTPAPPLPPGPPGAPKPPPASQPSLVSTVAPGPGLAPAAQPGAPSMAGTVAPGGVSGPSPAQLGAPALGGQQSVSNKVLAWSGVLEWQEKPKPASVDANTKLTRSLPCQVYVNHGENLKTEQWPQKLIMQLIPQQLLTTLGPLFRNSRMVQFHFTNKDLESLKGLYRIMGNGFAGCVHFPHTAPCEVRVLMLLYSSKKKIFMGLIPYDQSGFVNGIRQVITNHKQVQQQKLEQQRGMGAQQAPPGLGPILEDQARPSQNLLQLRPPQPQPQGTVGASAATGQPQPQGAAQAPPGAPQGPPGAAPGPPPPGPILRPQNPGANPQLRSLLLNPPPPQTGVPPPQASLHHLQPPGAPALLPPPHQGLGQPQLGPPLLHPPPAQSWPAQLPPRAPLPAAKRKREREGHVFREKWERAYFFVEVKSMPTCLICKKIVSVLKEYNLRRHYESKHSKSFDQYTEQTREAILNELKKGLKCQ; this is translated from the exons ATGGCCGCGGGCGCGTCCGCGGCTGCGCGAAGCCGACCGGCGCGGGTGCGCGCGCAGCGCAGGCGCACTTCCGCTCCTATCGCGGTGGCTGTGGCggtggcggcggcagcggcagcggcggcgcGGGGCATGGTCCCCGGGTCGGAGGGCCCGGCCCGCGCCGGGGGCCTAGTGGCCGACGTGGTGTTTGTGATCGAGGGGACGGCCAACCTGGGGCCCTACTTCGAGGGGCTCCGCAAGCACTACCTGCTCCCGGCCATCGA GTATTTTAACGGTGGTCCTCCTGCCGAGACGGACTTCGGGGGAGAC TATGGGGGGACCCAGTACAGCCTCGTGGTGTTCAACACGGTGGACTGCGCTCCCGAGTCCTACGTCCAGTGTCACGCTCCCACCAGCAGCGCCTATGAGTTTGTCACCTGGCTCGATGGCATTAA GTTCATGGGCGGGGGCGGCGAGAGCTGCAGCCTCATTGCCGAAGGCCTCAGCACGGCCCTGCAGCTGTTCGACGACTTCAAGAAGATGCGTGAGCAGAT CGGCCAGACACACCGCGTCTGCCTCCTTATCTGTAACTCGCCCCCGTACCTGCTTCCCGCTGTCGAGAGCACCACGTACTCTGGGTACACGACGGAGAGTCTCGTGCAGAAGATTGGGGAG CAAGGCATCCACTTCTCCATCGTGTCTCCCCGGAAGCTGCCCGCCCTGCGGCTCTTGTTCGAAAAGGCGGCTCCCCCAGCCATGCTGGAGCCGCTGCAGCCACCAACAGACGTGAGCCAGGACCCGCGGCACATGGTGCTGGTGCGGGGGCTCGTGCTGCCCG TTGGGGGCGGCTCGGCCCCAGGCCCCCTCCAGGCGAAGCAGCCCGTCCCCCTTCCTCCGGCTCCACCCTCAGGTGCCACACTGTCAGCAGCCccccagcagcctctgcccccCGTCCCCCAGCAGTATCAG GTCCCTGGGAACCTGAGCGCAGCTCAAGTGGCCGCCCAGAACGCGGTGGAGGCTGCCAAGAACCAGAAGGCTGGGCTGGGCCCACGCT TCTCGCCCATCAACCCTCTCCAGCAAGCCGCTCCCGGAGTGGGTCCCCCCTTCAGCCAGACCCCAGCCCCCCCGCTGCCCCCAGGGCCCCCTGGTGCCCCCAAGCCGCCCCCTGCTTCTCAGCCCAGCCTGGTCTCCACGGTGGCccctggcccaggcctggctcctgctGCACAGCCTGGGGCCCCCTCCATG GCGGGCACGGTAGCCCCAGGTGGGGTGAGCGGCCCTTCCCCGGCCCAGCTGGGCGCCCCAGCCCTCGGTGGGCAGCAGTCAGTCTCCAACAAAGTCCTGGCCTGGAGCGGAGTCCTCGAGTGGCAGGAG AAGCCCAAACCCGCCTCCGTGGACGCCAACACCAAGCTGACGCGCTCACTGCCCTGCCAGGTCTACGTGAACCACGGCGAGAACCT GAAGACCGAGCAGTGGCCCCAGAAGCTGATCATGCAGCTCATCCCGCAGCAGCTGCTG ACCACGCTGGGCCCGTTGTTCCGGAACTCAAGGATGGTCCAGTTCCACTTCACCAACAAGGACCTAGAGTCCCTCAAAGGCCTCTATCGCATCATGGGCAACGGCTTC GCGGGCTGCGTGCACTTCCCCCACACGGCCCCGTGCGAGGTGCGCGTGCTCATGCTGCTGTACTCGTCCAAGAAGAAGATCTTCATGGGCCTCATTCCCTACGACCAGAGCGGCTTTGTCAACGGCATCCGGCAGGTCATCACCAACCACAAGCAAGTCCAGCAGCAAAAGCTGGAGCAGCAGCGGGGG ATGGGGGCACAGCAGGCGCCTCCAGGCCTGGGCCCCATTCTGGAGGACCAGGCGAGGCCCTCGCAGAACCTG CTCCAGCTCCGCCCACCACAGCCCCAGCCTCAGGGCACTGTGGGAGCTTCTGCGGCCAccgggcagccccagccccaaggTGCTGCCCAGGCCCCCCCTGGGGCCCCCCAAGGCCCTCCTGGAGCGgcccccggcccgccccctcCTGGACCCATCCTCCGGCCCCAGAACCCCGGGGCCAACCCCCAGCTGCGGAGCCTCCTCCTCAACCCACCGCCG CCGCAGACCGgggtgcccccaccccaggcctccctccaccacctccaACCGCCAGGGGCGCCTGCACTGCTGCCCCCACCAcaccagggcctggggcagccccagcTGGGGCCCCCGCTCCTGCACCCGCCTCCCGCCCAGTCCTGGCCTGCACAGCTTCCCCCACGGGCTCCACTGCCAG CGGCAAAACGCAAGAGAGAACGAGAGGGCCACGTGTTTCGAGAAAAGTGGGAGCGAGCCTATTTCTTTGTGGAAGTGAAGAGCATGCCAACGTGTTTAATATGCAAAAAAATCGTGTCTGTGTTGAAAGAATACAACCTGAGACGTCATTACGAATCCAAGCATAGTAAGAGCTTCGACCAGTACACGGAGCAGACACGAGAGGCGATACTCAACGAACTGAAAAAGGGCCTCAAGTGTCAGTAG
- the MED25 gene encoding mediator of RNA polymerase II transcription subunit 25 isoform X2 — protein MAAGASAAARSRPARVRAQRRRTSAPIAVAVAVAAAAAAAARGMVPGSEGPARAGGLVADVVFVIEGTANLGPYFEGLRKHYLLPAIEYFNGGPPAETDFGGDYGGTQYSLVVFNTVDCAPESYVQCHAPTSSAYEFVTWLDGIKFMGGGGESCSLIAEGLSTALQLFDDFKKMREQIGQTHRVCLLICNSPPYLLPAVESTTYSGYTTESLVQKIGEQGIHFSIVSPRKLPALRLLFEKAAPPAMLEPLQPPTDVSQDPRHMVLVRGLVLPVGGGSAPGPLQAKQPVPLPPAPPSGATLSAAPQQPLPPVPQQYQVPGNLSAAQVAAQNAVEAAKNQKAGLGPRFSPINPLQQAAPGVGPPFSQTPAPPLPPGPPGAPKPPPASQPSLVSTVAPGPGLAPAAQPGAPSMAGTVAPGGVSGPSPAQLGAPALGGQQSVSNKVLAWSGVLEWQEKPKPASVDANTKLTRSLPCQVYVNHGENLKTEQWPQKLIMQLIPQQLLTTLGPLFRNSRMVQFHFTNKDLESLKGLYRIMGNGFAGCVHFPHTAPCEVRVLMLLYSSKKKIFMGLIPYDQSGFVNGIRQVITNHKQVQQQKLEQQRGMGAQQAPPGLGPILEDQARPSQNLLQLRPPQPQPQGTVGASAATGQPQPQGAAQAPPGAPQGPPGAAPGPPPPGPILRPQNPGANPQLRSLLLNPPPPQTGVPPPQASLHHLQPPGAPALLPPPHQGLGQPQLGPPLLHPPPAQSWPAQLPPRAPLPGQMLLSGGPRGPVPQPGLQPSVMEDDILMDLI, from the exons ATGGCCGCGGGCGCGTCCGCGGCTGCGCGAAGCCGACCGGCGCGGGTGCGCGCGCAGCGCAGGCGCACTTCCGCTCCTATCGCGGTGGCTGTGGCggtggcggcggcagcggcagcggcggcgcGGGGCATGGTCCCCGGGTCGGAGGGCCCGGCCCGCGCCGGGGGCCTAGTGGCCGACGTGGTGTTTGTGATCGAGGGGACGGCCAACCTGGGGCCCTACTTCGAGGGGCTCCGCAAGCACTACCTGCTCCCGGCCATCGA GTATTTTAACGGTGGTCCTCCTGCCGAGACGGACTTCGGGGGAGAC TATGGGGGGACCCAGTACAGCCTCGTGGTGTTCAACACGGTGGACTGCGCTCCCGAGTCCTACGTCCAGTGTCACGCTCCCACCAGCAGCGCCTATGAGTTTGTCACCTGGCTCGATGGCATTAA GTTCATGGGCGGGGGCGGCGAGAGCTGCAGCCTCATTGCCGAAGGCCTCAGCACGGCCCTGCAGCTGTTCGACGACTTCAAGAAGATGCGTGAGCAGAT CGGCCAGACACACCGCGTCTGCCTCCTTATCTGTAACTCGCCCCCGTACCTGCTTCCCGCTGTCGAGAGCACCACGTACTCTGGGTACACGACGGAGAGTCTCGTGCAGAAGATTGGGGAG CAAGGCATCCACTTCTCCATCGTGTCTCCCCGGAAGCTGCCCGCCCTGCGGCTCTTGTTCGAAAAGGCGGCTCCCCCAGCCATGCTGGAGCCGCTGCAGCCACCAACAGACGTGAGCCAGGACCCGCGGCACATGGTGCTGGTGCGGGGGCTCGTGCTGCCCG TTGGGGGCGGCTCGGCCCCAGGCCCCCTCCAGGCGAAGCAGCCCGTCCCCCTTCCTCCGGCTCCACCCTCAGGTGCCACACTGTCAGCAGCCccccagcagcctctgcccccCGTCCCCCAGCAGTATCAG GTCCCTGGGAACCTGAGCGCAGCTCAAGTGGCCGCCCAGAACGCGGTGGAGGCTGCCAAGAACCAGAAGGCTGGGCTGGGCCCACGCT TCTCGCCCATCAACCCTCTCCAGCAAGCCGCTCCCGGAGTGGGTCCCCCCTTCAGCCAGACCCCAGCCCCCCCGCTGCCCCCAGGGCCCCCTGGTGCCCCCAAGCCGCCCCCTGCTTCTCAGCCCAGCCTGGTCTCCACGGTGGCccctggcccaggcctggctcctgctGCACAGCCTGGGGCCCCCTCCATG GCGGGCACGGTAGCCCCAGGTGGGGTGAGCGGCCCTTCCCCGGCCCAGCTGGGCGCCCCAGCCCTCGGTGGGCAGCAGTCAGTCTCCAACAAAGTCCTGGCCTGGAGCGGAGTCCTCGAGTGGCAGGAG AAGCCCAAACCCGCCTCCGTGGACGCCAACACCAAGCTGACGCGCTCACTGCCCTGCCAGGTCTACGTGAACCACGGCGAGAACCT GAAGACCGAGCAGTGGCCCCAGAAGCTGATCATGCAGCTCATCCCGCAGCAGCTGCTG ACCACGCTGGGCCCGTTGTTCCGGAACTCAAGGATGGTCCAGTTCCACTTCACCAACAAGGACCTAGAGTCCCTCAAAGGCCTCTATCGCATCATGGGCAACGGCTTC GCGGGCTGCGTGCACTTCCCCCACACGGCCCCGTGCGAGGTGCGCGTGCTCATGCTGCTGTACTCGTCCAAGAAGAAGATCTTCATGGGCCTCATTCCCTACGACCAGAGCGGCTTTGTCAACGGCATCCGGCAGGTCATCACCAACCACAAGCAAGTCCAGCAGCAAAAGCTGGAGCAGCAGCGGGGG ATGGGGGCACAGCAGGCGCCTCCAGGCCTGGGCCCCATTCTGGAGGACCAGGCGAGGCCCTCGCAGAACCTG CTCCAGCTCCGCCCACCACAGCCCCAGCCTCAGGGCACTGTGGGAGCTTCTGCGGCCAccgggcagccccagccccaaggTGCTGCCCAGGCCCCCCCTGGGGCCCCCCAAGGCCCTCCTGGAGCGgcccccggcccgccccctcCTGGACCCATCCTCCGGCCCCAGAACCCCGGGGCCAACCCCCAGCTGCGGAGCCTCCTCCTCAACCCACCGCCG CCGCAGACCGgggtgcccccaccccaggcctccctccaccacctccaACCGCCAGGGGCGCCTGCACTGCTGCCCCCACCAcaccagggcctggggcagccccagcTGGGGCCCCCGCTCCTGCACCCGCCTCCCGCCCAGTCCTGGCCTGCACAGCTTCCCCCACGGGCTCCACTGCCAG GTCAGATGCTGCTGAGCGGGGGTCCCCGAGGCCCGGTCCCCCAGCCGGGCCTGCAGCCCAGCGTCATGGAGGACGACATCCTCATGGACCTCATCTGA
- the MED25 gene encoding mediator of RNA polymerase II transcription subunit 25 isoform X4, producing MAAGASAAARSRPARVRAQRRRTSAPIAVAVAVAAAAAAAARGMVPGSEGPARAGGLVADVVFVIEGTANLGPYFEGLRKHYLLPAIEYFNGGPPAETDFGGDYGGTQYSLVVFNTVDCAPESYVQCHAPTSSAYEFVTWLDGIKFMGGGGESCSLIAEGLSTALQLFDDFKKMREQIGQTHRVCLLICNSPPYLLPAVESTTYSGYTTESLVQKIGEQGIHFSIVSPRKLPALRLLFEKAAPPAMLEPLQPPTDVSQDPRHMVLVRGLVLPVGGGSAPGPLQAKQPVPLPPAPPSGATLSAAPQQPLPPVPQQYQVPGNLSAAQVAAQNAVEAAKNQKAGLGPRFSPINPLQQAAPGVGPPFSQTPAPPLPPGPPGAPKPPPASQPSLVSTVAPGPGLAPAAQPGAPSMAGTVAPGGVSGPSPAQLGAPALGGQQSVSNKVLAWSGVLEWQEKPKPASVDANTKLTRSLPCQVYVNHGENLKTEQWPQKLIMQLIPQQLLTTLGPLFRNSRMVQFHFTNKDLESLKGLYRIMGNGFAGCVHFPHTAPCEVRVLMLLYSSKKKIFMGLIPYDQSGFVNGIRQVITNHKQVQQQKLEQQRGMGAQQAPPGLGPILEDQARPSQNLPQTGVPPPQASLHHLQPPGAPALLPPPHQGLGQPQLGPPLLHPPPAQSWPAQLPPRAPLPGQMLLSGGPRGPVPQPGLQPSVMEDDILMDLI from the exons ATGGCCGCGGGCGCGTCCGCGGCTGCGCGAAGCCGACCGGCGCGGGTGCGCGCGCAGCGCAGGCGCACTTCCGCTCCTATCGCGGTGGCTGTGGCggtggcggcggcagcggcagcggcggcgcGGGGCATGGTCCCCGGGTCGGAGGGCCCGGCCCGCGCCGGGGGCCTAGTGGCCGACGTGGTGTTTGTGATCGAGGGGACGGCCAACCTGGGGCCCTACTTCGAGGGGCTCCGCAAGCACTACCTGCTCCCGGCCATCGA GTATTTTAACGGTGGTCCTCCTGCCGAGACGGACTTCGGGGGAGAC TATGGGGGGACCCAGTACAGCCTCGTGGTGTTCAACACGGTGGACTGCGCTCCCGAGTCCTACGTCCAGTGTCACGCTCCCACCAGCAGCGCCTATGAGTTTGTCACCTGGCTCGATGGCATTAA GTTCATGGGCGGGGGCGGCGAGAGCTGCAGCCTCATTGCCGAAGGCCTCAGCACGGCCCTGCAGCTGTTCGACGACTTCAAGAAGATGCGTGAGCAGAT CGGCCAGACACACCGCGTCTGCCTCCTTATCTGTAACTCGCCCCCGTACCTGCTTCCCGCTGTCGAGAGCACCACGTACTCTGGGTACACGACGGAGAGTCTCGTGCAGAAGATTGGGGAG CAAGGCATCCACTTCTCCATCGTGTCTCCCCGGAAGCTGCCCGCCCTGCGGCTCTTGTTCGAAAAGGCGGCTCCCCCAGCCATGCTGGAGCCGCTGCAGCCACCAACAGACGTGAGCCAGGACCCGCGGCACATGGTGCTGGTGCGGGGGCTCGTGCTGCCCG TTGGGGGCGGCTCGGCCCCAGGCCCCCTCCAGGCGAAGCAGCCCGTCCCCCTTCCTCCGGCTCCACCCTCAGGTGCCACACTGTCAGCAGCCccccagcagcctctgcccccCGTCCCCCAGCAGTATCAG GTCCCTGGGAACCTGAGCGCAGCTCAAGTGGCCGCCCAGAACGCGGTGGAGGCTGCCAAGAACCAGAAGGCTGGGCTGGGCCCACGCT TCTCGCCCATCAACCCTCTCCAGCAAGCCGCTCCCGGAGTGGGTCCCCCCTTCAGCCAGACCCCAGCCCCCCCGCTGCCCCCAGGGCCCCCTGGTGCCCCCAAGCCGCCCCCTGCTTCTCAGCCCAGCCTGGTCTCCACGGTGGCccctggcccaggcctggctcctgctGCACAGCCTGGGGCCCCCTCCATG GCGGGCACGGTAGCCCCAGGTGGGGTGAGCGGCCCTTCCCCGGCCCAGCTGGGCGCCCCAGCCCTCGGTGGGCAGCAGTCAGTCTCCAACAAAGTCCTGGCCTGGAGCGGAGTCCTCGAGTGGCAGGAG AAGCCCAAACCCGCCTCCGTGGACGCCAACACCAAGCTGACGCGCTCACTGCCCTGCCAGGTCTACGTGAACCACGGCGAGAACCT GAAGACCGAGCAGTGGCCCCAGAAGCTGATCATGCAGCTCATCCCGCAGCAGCTGCTG ACCACGCTGGGCCCGTTGTTCCGGAACTCAAGGATGGTCCAGTTCCACTTCACCAACAAGGACCTAGAGTCCCTCAAAGGCCTCTATCGCATCATGGGCAACGGCTTC GCGGGCTGCGTGCACTTCCCCCACACGGCCCCGTGCGAGGTGCGCGTGCTCATGCTGCTGTACTCGTCCAAGAAGAAGATCTTCATGGGCCTCATTCCCTACGACCAGAGCGGCTTTGTCAACGGCATCCGGCAGGTCATCACCAACCACAAGCAAGTCCAGCAGCAAAAGCTGGAGCAGCAGCGGGGG ATGGGGGCACAGCAGGCGCCTCCAGGCCTGGGCCCCATTCTGGAGGACCAGGCGAGGCCCTCGCAGAACCTG CCGCAGACCGgggtgcccccaccccaggcctccctccaccacctccaACCGCCAGGGGCGCCTGCACTGCTGCCCCCACCAcaccagggcctggggcagccccagcTGGGGCCCCCGCTCCTGCACCCGCCTCCCGCCCAGTCCTGGCCTGCACAGCTTCCCCCACGGGCTCCACTGCCAG GTCAGATGCTGCTGAGCGGGGGTCCCCGAGGCCCGGTCCCCCAGCCGGGCCTGCAGCCCAGCGTCATGGAGGACGACATCCTCATGGACCTCATCTGA
- the MED25 gene encoding mediator of RNA polymerase II transcription subunit 25 isoform X3 produces the protein MAAGASAAARSRPARVRAQRRRTSAPIAVAVAVAAAAAAAARGMVPGSEGPARAGGLVADVVFVIEGTANLGPYFEGLRKHYLLPAIEYFNGGPPAETDFGGDYGGTQYSLVVFNTVDCAPESYVQCHAPTSSAYEFVTWLDGIKFMGGGGESCSLIAEGLSTALQLFDDFKKMREQIGQTHRVCLLICNSPPYLLPAVESTTYSGYTTESLVQKIGEQGIHFSIVSPRKLPALRLLFEKAAPPAMLEPLQPPTDVSQDPRHMVLVRGLVLPVGGGSAPGPLQAKQPVPLPPAPPSGATLSAAPQQPLPPVPQQYQVPGNLSAAQVAAQNAVEAAKNQKAGLGPRFSPINPLQQAAPGVGPPFSQTPAPPLPPGPPGAPKPPPASQPSLVSTVAPGPGLAPAAQPGAPSMAGTVAPGGVSGPSPAQLGAPALGGQQSVSNKVLAWSGVLEWQEKPKPASVDANTKLTRSLPCQVYVNHGENLKTEQWPQKLIMQLIPQQLLTTLGPLFRNSRMVQFHFTNKDLESLKGLYRIMGNGFAGCVHFPHTAPCEVRVLMLLYSSKKKIFMGLIPYDQSGFVNGIRQVITNHKQVQQQKLEQQRGMGAQQAPPGLGPILEDQARPSQNLPQTGVPPPQASLHHLQPPGAPALLPPPHQGLGQPQLGPPLLHPPPAQSWPAQLPPRAPLPAAKRKREREGHVFREKWERAYFFVEVKSMPTCLICKKIVSVLKEYNLRRHYESKHSKSFDQYTEQTREAILNELKKGLKCQ, from the exons ATGGCCGCGGGCGCGTCCGCGGCTGCGCGAAGCCGACCGGCGCGGGTGCGCGCGCAGCGCAGGCGCACTTCCGCTCCTATCGCGGTGGCTGTGGCggtggcggcggcagcggcagcggcggcgcGGGGCATGGTCCCCGGGTCGGAGGGCCCGGCCCGCGCCGGGGGCCTAGTGGCCGACGTGGTGTTTGTGATCGAGGGGACGGCCAACCTGGGGCCCTACTTCGAGGGGCTCCGCAAGCACTACCTGCTCCCGGCCATCGA GTATTTTAACGGTGGTCCTCCTGCCGAGACGGACTTCGGGGGAGAC TATGGGGGGACCCAGTACAGCCTCGTGGTGTTCAACACGGTGGACTGCGCTCCCGAGTCCTACGTCCAGTGTCACGCTCCCACCAGCAGCGCCTATGAGTTTGTCACCTGGCTCGATGGCATTAA GTTCATGGGCGGGGGCGGCGAGAGCTGCAGCCTCATTGCCGAAGGCCTCAGCACGGCCCTGCAGCTGTTCGACGACTTCAAGAAGATGCGTGAGCAGAT CGGCCAGACACACCGCGTCTGCCTCCTTATCTGTAACTCGCCCCCGTACCTGCTTCCCGCTGTCGAGAGCACCACGTACTCTGGGTACACGACGGAGAGTCTCGTGCAGAAGATTGGGGAG CAAGGCATCCACTTCTCCATCGTGTCTCCCCGGAAGCTGCCCGCCCTGCGGCTCTTGTTCGAAAAGGCGGCTCCCCCAGCCATGCTGGAGCCGCTGCAGCCACCAACAGACGTGAGCCAGGACCCGCGGCACATGGTGCTGGTGCGGGGGCTCGTGCTGCCCG TTGGGGGCGGCTCGGCCCCAGGCCCCCTCCAGGCGAAGCAGCCCGTCCCCCTTCCTCCGGCTCCACCCTCAGGTGCCACACTGTCAGCAGCCccccagcagcctctgcccccCGTCCCCCAGCAGTATCAG GTCCCTGGGAACCTGAGCGCAGCTCAAGTGGCCGCCCAGAACGCGGTGGAGGCTGCCAAGAACCAGAAGGCTGGGCTGGGCCCACGCT TCTCGCCCATCAACCCTCTCCAGCAAGCCGCTCCCGGAGTGGGTCCCCCCTTCAGCCAGACCCCAGCCCCCCCGCTGCCCCCAGGGCCCCCTGGTGCCCCCAAGCCGCCCCCTGCTTCTCAGCCCAGCCTGGTCTCCACGGTGGCccctggcccaggcctggctcctgctGCACAGCCTGGGGCCCCCTCCATG GCGGGCACGGTAGCCCCAGGTGGGGTGAGCGGCCCTTCCCCGGCCCAGCTGGGCGCCCCAGCCCTCGGTGGGCAGCAGTCAGTCTCCAACAAAGTCCTGGCCTGGAGCGGAGTCCTCGAGTGGCAGGAG AAGCCCAAACCCGCCTCCGTGGACGCCAACACCAAGCTGACGCGCTCACTGCCCTGCCAGGTCTACGTGAACCACGGCGAGAACCT GAAGACCGAGCAGTGGCCCCAGAAGCTGATCATGCAGCTCATCCCGCAGCAGCTGCTG ACCACGCTGGGCCCGTTGTTCCGGAACTCAAGGATGGTCCAGTTCCACTTCACCAACAAGGACCTAGAGTCCCTCAAAGGCCTCTATCGCATCATGGGCAACGGCTTC GCGGGCTGCGTGCACTTCCCCCACACGGCCCCGTGCGAGGTGCGCGTGCTCATGCTGCTGTACTCGTCCAAGAAGAAGATCTTCATGGGCCTCATTCCCTACGACCAGAGCGGCTTTGTCAACGGCATCCGGCAGGTCATCACCAACCACAAGCAAGTCCAGCAGCAAAAGCTGGAGCAGCAGCGGGGG ATGGGGGCACAGCAGGCGCCTCCAGGCCTGGGCCCCATTCTGGAGGACCAGGCGAGGCCCTCGCAGAACCTG CCGCAGACCGgggtgcccccaccccaggcctccctccaccacctccaACCGCCAGGGGCGCCTGCACTGCTGCCCCCACCAcaccagggcctggggcagccccagcTGGGGCCCCCGCTCCTGCACCCGCCTCCCGCCCAGTCCTGGCCTGCACAGCTTCCCCCACGGGCTCCACTGCCAG CGGCAAAACGCAAGAGAGAACGAGAGGGCCACGTGTTTCGAGAAAAGTGGGAGCGAGCCTATTTCTTTGTGGAAGTGAAGAGCATGCCAACGTGTTTAATATGCAAAAAAATCGTGTCTGTGTTGAAAGAATACAACCTGAGACGTCATTACGAATCCAAGCATAGTAAGAGCTTCGACCAGTACACGGAGCAGACACGAGAGGCGATACTCAACGAACTGAAAAAGGGCCTCAAGTGTCAGTAG